The following coding sequences lie in one Oncorhynchus kisutch isolate 150728-3 linkage group LG3, Okis_V2, whole genome shotgun sequence genomic window:
- the lsm1 gene encoding U6 snRNA-associated Sm-like protein LSm1, protein MNYMPGTASLIDDIDKKHLVLLRDGRTLIGFLRSIDQFANLVFHQTVERIHVGKKFGDIPRGIFIVRGENVVLLGEIDMDKPCDTVLQQVSIEEILEEQRLQQQAKQETEKAKVTALKDRGLSIPKADNLDEY, encoded by the exons ATGAACTACATGCCAGGGACCGCGAGTCTCATTGATGACATAGACA AAAAGCATCTTGTACTTCTTCGCGATGGAAGAACGCTAATTGGGTTTCTTAGAAGCATCGACCAGTTTG CCAACCTAGTTTTCCATCAAACAGTTGAGCGCATCCATGTGGGCAAGAAGTTTGGGGACATCCCCAGAGGAATCTTCATTGTGAGAGGAGAGAACGTTGTTTTGCTTGGTGAAATA GACATGGATAAGCCGTGTGACACAGTCTTGCAGCAGGTTTCTATAGAGGAGATCCTAGAGGAGCAGCGATTGCAACAGCAAGCCaagcaggagacagagaaagccAAGGTGACCGCACTGAAGGACAGAGGCCTATCCATCCCCAAGGCAGATAATCTTGATGAATACTGA